The nucleotide sequence aggctggtttcgaactcctgacctccagcaatccaccagccttggcctcccagagtgctaggattacaggcgtgagccaccacgcccggcctacattttcTTCCCGTTTTCCAGATAAGTAAGAATCAAGATGCAGAAATCTTAAAAAGTTTGAAGTCATGAAGACAGAAAGAGGCGGAGGCAAGTGGTCTGGCTCTGGAGACCATACGCAGGTTGGGACATGAATCATGGTGCTCAGGGGCAGCCCAACCAGGGCTGGTCTGTCCCTGCACTCGCTGCATTCTGCCTCCAAGGGGCCTTGTGgctctcctctgctccctcccccatCAGGTCCCTGGGACCTCAGCTTTCAAACCACCAGAAAGACAACATTCTGTGGCAGCTCTGGGACAGCAATGGCCCACTTGCCAGGCAGGTAAAAGTCCGGCTGGCTTGAAGCCCTCGTTCTTCCCCGCCAAAGGCGCTCACCTGAGCATGgagggcagcggcggcggcagtgGCAGCTGGGTAGGTGAATGCAGCGTGGGAGATGGCTGGGGTCAGCTCCGTGGTGTACAGAGGGTAGGGGGCCCAGGCCTCTGGGGATGCAGGGATCAGAGCAGCCCCCATCAGGTCATCTGTAGTGGGAGACAATGGCCTCTGTCGTCAGAACACTGGTCTCCTCTTCCAAACAGAGAAGCCCAGCACTACAGTTGAGCCCTAAGTGCCCACCGAGCCAAGaaccgccacccccaccccaagaccCTGAAACCAGGGAAGGAAGTGTGGTATGAACTTGGTCTGGCATGGTGAGCATCCTGTCTGCTTCAAGAAGCTCTCCGGTGGGCATCAGCCCATCTCACCGAGAGAAATCAGAGAAGCCTTCAGGAAGGCTGAGCAGCCCGATAGCTCAGGAGCTCGGGAAAGGCcatggggaggaaggaagcctCAAGTCTGAGATGGGCAGCTGTGGATGCAGCAGCAAGAAAAGGGGCAGATGTGCAGGACTGAGCCCCTCAAGAAGAACCTGTCTGCTCTGTGCAAAACTACACTAGGGCCGGCCAGCCTGGGCCAAGTCAAAGGGCAGGAGAAGGCGGCTCCGAGTGCTACTCACAGGGGTCCCGTGCGATGAAGTGTGCTCCTAGGGCAGGGTGCACATTGCTGGGATTTGGTGTTGCCATTAGCTTGCTCTTGGCCATTTTGGTGTTGGCTTTGGCAAACTCTAGCCTCAGGGTCTGTGGGTTCTCAGGATCGAAGCGAATACCCTACAcaggaaggaaagacagagaaagccTTACCCTGTGGGACCCAGACTGCAGTGGGCATAGAAGGGCCCCAGAAACAAGCTTGCCTGAAAGACCTGCCCCAGCAGTAGCAGGAACACTGCTCGGGGCATGTGAGTAACGGCATTTGGCACAGACGGTGCAGCCGGGGACTCTGCCCG is from Microcebus murinus isolate Inina chromosome 6, M.murinus_Inina_mat1.0, whole genome shotgun sequence and encodes:
- the RBPMS2 gene encoding RNA-binding protein with multiple splicing 2 isoform X1, whose amino-acid sequence is MSSLKPDGEHSTSTGTGTGTGSGGGALEEEVRTLFVSGLPVDIKPRELYLLFRPFKGYEGSLIKLTARQPVGFVIFDSRAGAEVAKNALNGIRFDPENPQTLRLEFAKANTKMAKSKLMATPNPSNVHPALGAHFIARDPYDLMGAALIPASPEAWAPYPLYTTELTPAISHAAFTYPAATAAAAALHAQVSAFGGEERGLQASRTFTCLASGPLLSQSCHRMLSFWWFES